In the Candida orthopsilosis Co 90-125, chromosome 7 draft sequence genome, GTCATTtcactcaattgatttggaaagcTACTTCACAAGTTGGTTGTGCTTATGTTACTTGTGATAATGCTTGGAGGCAATACACCATTTGTGAGTATTATAGTAGAGGTAAtattgttggaattgattaTACTACTGGTAAGtcattgtttgaagaaaatgtgCTCCCACCAGTGTCAGGTGAAGTCCAGTTACAATAGTTACATTAGAGTGAATGACGATAGATATTTTTCGGTACAATTGCTTTTACGCCCCCAAGTTCGTTTCCTAGTTGATTTTTAATTCAATATATACATTAATGTGTActattttttgttttatttgataCATCTGTGTAGAGTAAAAACAGTAGTCAATGCGGAATTGGCTTACGTGCAGTACTGGCTCTCCTTCTACGATTCACCTTTGAGACAATATTCCACATAGATTTCTATACAAACCTATACTTCATAAAACCCCACttagtttttcaaaactgaaGCAAATTGACCTTTAGATGGCTTAGCTTtagatttttcaactttagCAGATCCCAATTTTTCAGCAGAGTAAGCCTTGGCGTAAGGGTTCAATCTCAACAAGACTTGTTTGTTCTTCAATGGGTTCTTCTTCAAGACgtgcttcttcttttgggTTGGTTCACCTGCTGGTCTAACAACAGCTTGAACTTCAGCAGAGTTGATCAATCTGGTGACATCAGTGTTGGAGATGATGTTAGCTGGCAATGAGTAGTTGGACTTGATGGATTTGGTTGATTCAGATCCGTAGATTGAGTCCAAAGCTTCAATAGCAGATTGGGTCCAGATAATAAATCTACCCAAGTGAGCACCTGGAGCTAATTGCAACAAACCCAAGTGCTTAACTGATGAGGTTTCAACACCTGGAATGTTTCTCAAGGCCTTAACCAAACCTTTGTCTTCACCATAGACAACCAATGGACCTCTTCTTTGAGTGAATCTTCTTCCTCTCAATTTACCCTTACCGGCTCTCATCTTCTTGGACTTGATAACCTTAACAACATCCTTGTGAGCACCAACAGCCTTCAAGACAGCAACAGCTTCCTTGGTCTTTTGGACTGATTCAAAATCGTTAGCAACAACCAATGGCAATTCCTTAACGTTTTCGACTCTGTGACCTCTAGCCAAAACTAATGAGGTGACAGCTGAGGCAGCAATGGCAGAAGCAGTAGCATAACGTTTTTCGTTATGGTTAACCTTGACGTGCCATCTTCTCCAAGTTTTGGTTGGGGCAAACATACGACCACCTCTACACATGTTACCAAAGGCAGCTTGACCGGAACGGTGAGTACCACCACCGCCAACTCTTGGAATACGAGCAACAGCTCTACCGGTACCCCATGATTCAGCTGAGGTTTGGTGACCAGCGTTTTCAGCAACAGCGTAAGCTTGtctcttgttcttgttaATTCTAACAAAGACAGAGTGGACAATATCTGGTCTGACTGGGGCAGAGAAGACTGATGGCAAAGGCAATTGGGTGTTTGATTGTTCACCTTGAACGGAGATGACAGAAACTTGTGGTCTTGATGACATTTTTATAAGTGTTTTCAACgaagtgatgaagaaaagaaggaagcGAATATAGactgaaaatttttcactttaGGTTcacaagaacaaaaaaaattttcaagagaaaaaaagagGCGTGCGCCTTTGATCAAACTTTATTACTACATGCAGGATTCCATACACTTCACTTCTTTATATGCTCAAAGGTAAAAGCTTCCATCTATATCAAACTTTACTATATATTCATAGCTCAAGCGTCTCCCTAACAGCATGAATTACTTTGAGCTTGTGCTCGTTTAGGTCTGTTCAAGTCAACACCACCAGGTCTTCTTCCTCCAACTTCACCTTGCCTTGATCTATTTGCATTTGCTGCAAGTACTTCTTCCACTGGTAAAGCTCTACCTATTGCTTCAAATAGTTCTACTACGCCGTCGCCATTCTTTGCTGAACATTCCGCtttaataattttgaatccGTCTCCTTGCAACTCCGAAATATATTCGTCGACTTCGTCCAGTTGCACTTCTCTGTTATCATCTAAATCCACTTTGTTACCAACCAAAGCTACTACAATCTCACTTGGTGcttgtttcttcaactcCTTGATCCAATCTTGTGCCTTTGTAAACGAATTGCGGCTGGTGATATCGTACACACACAATGCGGAGTTAGCGTTTCGATAGTACATTGGTGCTAAAGATTTGTAACGTTCTTGACCTGCAGTATCCCATATCTCAAATTTTATAGTTGTTTGTGATTCAGGTATCGTGATTGATTGAGTCAAGAATGCTGCTCCAATTGTGGATTCTCTCGCATCATCAAATGTATTTTTGACAAACCTGTGTACTATAGATGATTTACCAACTGCGCTTTCTCCTAAAAGAACTAGTTTGAATTGGACAAAACGTTGTGCTGAAGTATCTTCTTGTTGGGTTGCCATTGTGGTTAAGTTATTGAACGTTTTACGAGTATAAATGGATTTTTGTAAAAGGGATCTGCGGCGTATGTGtttgtattctttttcagAATTTATTGTTGTATCACTGGCGATATTCTGCAAATCAATAAGCTGTCCTAATCACCGTTGATTGGGTTTAAGTTCTATTATTAGTGACTTGTTTTATCTTTTTTGTCCTCAATGCTGGCTTTCCTTTTCTCGCACTTTATCTTTTTCTCTAAATGCGCTGGGTGAATTAAAAGCACTATATGCAGGTACCTTTACAAAGGTTAGCATAGAATATATGGCAACTTACTTTCCATATAATAGCGATTTAATAAAAGTAGAAAGTTAAACATTGAGCTAGTACATCCTTCAGCACTTACCTGGATTTATAAGTGCTGCTAAGAAAATTTGTTAAAGCGATCTATTTTAGTGAAAGATTTTTGAAGCATTTTAGGGCAAATTTATTTTCGAATGGATTAGAGTAGGACGAAACTTGCAACTAATGGCTTCCGAATCCAACTCACAGGTGACTAAAATTTAGCATTTCTACATCGTGGGGGGAAGGAATACGAAATCTCCGCTGACTATGTCGCTTACGGACCACTGTGGCGAGTTTAAACACATTGTATGCTAGTTTTGTGTTCGTAATCATAGCTGAAAATTTCACCGAAAACAGAACTGCATGCTAGAGTAGAAGTAATCATTTCAACGTCTCTTTTGGCTCTACTGAACGTCCGCCAGTGTCATTGGACATGTGTAGGGTCGAAGCACGCTGAATGACAGAGCTCCATGACATCATACACATTTTTCTCGCTCACGGCTGACTTAGTTAAATCCGAGAAATATTGTGAGAAGAGCACTTAAACATTTTCACTAGAGTAGGCAAGAACTGAATCAATTACTAACCATCATCCATAAACAGTACACATTTACGAAAACAAAGGTGAAGAACTACCATATCTACTAGAAGAATTAAAAGTAAGAAATTCGGATAAAACAAAGTAAATAAAAGTACGGAATACACAAAGAGACTAAACTTGTATGTGGTGTGCATACAACGCAAGAAACgaacaaaaaaaagaaatccaAAAAACAGGAGAGAAAACTGAGTGAGTGAGTGAGTGAACCCAGAGTACATTCAAACCATAGCTTTAAAGCATACTTACACTAGAGATTTACCTTTATCACAACTTTAACTGACAGATATAT is a window encoding:
- a CDS encoding Rpl4b ribosomal protein 4B, translated to MSSRPQVSVISVQGEQSNTQLPLPSVFSAPVRPDIVHSVFVRINKNKRQAYAVAENAGHQTSAESWGTGRAVARIPRVGGGGTHRSGQAAFGNMCRGGRMFAPTKTWRRWHVKVNHNEKRYATASAIAASAVTSLVLARGHRVENVKELPLVVANDFESVQKTKEAVAVLKAVGAHKDVVKVIKSKKMRAGKGKLRGRRFTQRRGPLVVYGEDKGLVKALRNIPGVETSSVKHLGLLQLAPGAHLGRFIIWTQSAIEALDSIYGSESTKSIKSNYSLPANIISNTDVTRLINSAEVQAVVRPAGEPTQKKKHVLKKNPLKNKQVLLRLNPYAKAYSAEKLGSAKVEKSKAKPSKGQFASVLKN
- a CDS encoding Ypt52 protein (S. cerevisiae homolog YPT52 has activity, has role in protein targeting to vacuole, endocytosis and localizes to late endosome), coding for MATQQEDTSAQRFVQFKLVLLGESAVGKSSIVHRFVKNTFDDARESTIGAAFLTQSITIPESQTTIKFEIWDTAGQERYKSLAPMYYRNANSALCVYDITSRNSFTKAQDWIKELKKQAPSEIVVALVGNKVDLDDNREVQSDEVDEYISELQGDGFKIIKAECSAKNGDGVVELFEAIGRALPVEEVLAANANRSRQGEVGGRRPGGVDLNRPKRAQAQSNSCC